The Cystobacter ferrugineus genome has a window encoding:
- a CDS encoding aldehyde dehydrogenase family protein, which translates to MPKSLIASAEWSLLLSRLRALAPEAFDSQGRVLNLVAREWGNPGHGKPYLSPVDGSQLGLLPMIDLSTATHAVASAAAEAEEWARVDLDTRKARVSACLDLLHENHELLALLLTWEIGKPVPQSRVSVERCISGVKWYVENIESMMEGREPLGLISNIASWNYPMSVLMHAALVQALAGNAVIAKSPTDGGLLSLTLAMAFARRCGLPMSLVSGSGGKLSEALVRDPHIACLSFVGGKVNGRDIAASLYDRKKRYMLEMEGVNAYGIWRFSDWNQLAKQLKKGFEYGKQRCTAYPRFVVERGLVPRFLEMYLPMLTSLKVGHPLLGETRAAEPPSVDFGPLINSGKVEELHAMMSEAEAKGAIPLYKGRLEPNLFLPNQDVSAYLGPCAFLHVPRNCRLYHNEPFGPVDSIVVVDTEEELVTEMNVSNGALVASLACDEPETARRIASELRAFKVGINTTRSRGDREESFGGIGQSWQGCFVGGAYLVQAVTEGPPGERLFGNFPDYTLLPEKR; encoded by the coding sequence GGGCCACGGCAAGCCCTATCTCTCTCCGGTGGATGGCTCCCAACTGGGGCTGCTGCCCATGATCGATCTGTCCACCGCCACGCACGCGGTGGCCTCCGCGGCCGCCGAGGCCGAGGAGTGGGCCCGGGTGGACCTCGACACGCGCAAGGCACGTGTGAGCGCCTGCCTGGATCTGCTGCACGAGAACCATGAGCTGCTCGCCCTGCTTCTCACGTGGGAGATTGGCAAGCCCGTTCCCCAGTCGCGCGTCAGCGTGGAACGGTGCATCTCCGGCGTGAAGTGGTACGTGGAGAACATCGAGTCGATGATGGAGGGCCGCGAGCCGCTCGGGCTCATCTCCAACATCGCCTCGTGGAACTACCCCATGTCGGTGTTGATGCACGCCGCGCTGGTCCAGGCGCTCGCGGGCAACGCCGTCATCGCCAAGTCGCCCACCGATGGAGGCCTCCTGTCCCTCACCCTCGCGATGGCCTTCGCCCGCCGCTGCGGGCTTCCGATGTCGCTGGTGAGCGGCTCGGGAGGAAAGCTCAGCGAGGCCCTGGTGAGAGATCCCCACATCGCCTGTCTGTCCTTCGTGGGCGGCAAGGTCAACGGGCGCGACATCGCGGCGAGTCTCTACGACCGCAAGAAGCGCTACATGCTGGAGATGGAGGGAGTCAACGCCTACGGCATCTGGCGCTTCAGCGACTGGAACCAACTGGCGAAGCAGCTCAAGAAGGGCTTCGAGTATGGCAAGCAGCGCTGCACGGCCTACCCCCGGTTCGTGGTGGAGCGCGGCCTGGTGCCCCGCTTCCTCGAGATGTACCTGCCGATGCTCACGTCATTGAAGGTGGGCCACCCGCTGCTCGGCGAGACACGGGCGGCCGAGCCCCCCTCGGTGGATTTCGGTCCGCTCATCAACAGCGGGAAGGTCGAGGAGCTGCACGCCATGATGAGCGAGGCCGAGGCCAAGGGGGCCATTCCCCTGTACAAGGGCCGGCTGGAGCCGAACCTGTTCCTGCCGAACCAGGACGTGTCGGCCTACCTCGGTCCCTGCGCCTTCCTCCACGTGCCGAGGAACTGCCGCCTCTATCACAACGAGCCGTTTGGCCCGGTGGACTCCATCGTCGTCGTGGACACGGAGGAGGAGCTCGTCACGGAGATGAACGTCTCCAACGGAGCGCTCGTGGCCTCGCTCGCCTGCGATGAGCCGGAGACGGCCCGGCGCATCGCCTCGGAGCTGCGCGCCTTCAAGGTGGGCATCAACACCACCCGCTCCCGCGGCGACCGGGAGGAGTCCTTCGGTGGCATCGGCCAGTCCTGGCAGGGCTGCTTCGTGGGAGGCGCCTACCTGGTGCAGGCCGTGACGGAGGGCCCCCCTGGTGAGCGCCTCTTCGGCAACTTCCCTGACTACACCCTGCTGCCGGAGAAGCGGTAA